The following proteins come from a genomic window of Kitasatospora cathayae:
- a CDS encoding GNAT family N-acetyltransferase has product MTTTSVTVTAMLPEHADQVLAIYQAGIDGGDATFEEAAPTWEAFDASRLAEHRLVALDGDRVLGWAAVVPVSDRCAYAGVVEHSVYVHPDARSQGVGLALLEALLASTDAAGIWTVQSGIFPENTASLALHAKAGFRTVGTRERLGRHHGHWRDVILLERRSPTVT; this is encoded by the coding sequence ATGACCACCACGTCGGTGACCGTCACCGCGATGCTCCCCGAACACGCCGACCAGGTGCTGGCGATCTACCAAGCCGGGATCGACGGCGGCGACGCCACCTTCGAGGAAGCCGCACCGACCTGGGAGGCCTTCGACGCCTCCCGCCTCGCCGAGCACCGCCTGGTCGCCCTCGACGGCGATCGGGTGCTCGGCTGGGCCGCCGTCGTGCCGGTCTCCGACCGGTGCGCGTACGCGGGGGTGGTCGAGCACTCCGTCTACGTCCACCCCGACGCCCGCAGCCAGGGCGTCGGCCTGGCGCTCCTGGAGGCGCTGCTGGCTTCCACTGACGCCGCCGGGATCTGGACCGTGCAGTCCGGCATCTTCCCGGAGAACACCGCCAGCCTCGCCCTCCACGCCAAGGCCGGCTTCCGCACCGTCGGCACCCGCGAACGCCTCGGCCGCCACCACGGACACTGGCGCGACGTCATCCTGCTGGAGCGCCGCAGCCCCACCGTCACCTGA